The Staphylococcus carnosus genome has a segment encoding these proteins:
- a CDS encoding FadR/GntR family transcriptional regulator, which produces MKISKTKIYEKIADIILEQIKSGEYAVGDKLPSIQALSKEYGVSVASVREAFNALRTIGVIEIKQGYGTFVTQKEPVFFNLEESSLTRKQVEDLLELREIVELATVKKAAELGTEENLLELKTALEMMESAVADGTSGEAADLKFHLAIAKAAQNSMLFDLMNNISDVIQETMKETRKMYLFNKQRTLKRLYDEHLKIYEAIEQRDVEAAENNMRLHLEEVQDTILQNMATK; this is translated from the coding sequence ATGAAAATTTCAAAGACAAAAATATACGAGAAAATTGCCGACATTATTTTAGAACAAATAAAATCAGGTGAATATGCGGTCGGCGATAAATTGCCTTCCATTCAAGCACTTTCAAAAGAGTACGGAGTAAGTGTGGCTTCAGTCAGAGAAGCCTTTAATGCTTTACGTACAATAGGAGTCATTGAGATTAAGCAAGGCTATGGTACATTTGTTACCCAAAAAGAACCTGTTTTTTTCAATTTGGAAGAATCTTCATTAACACGTAAACAAGTAGAAGATTTGTTAGAGTTGAGAGAAATAGTAGAGTTAGCAACTGTGAAAAAAGCAGCAGAATTAGGGACAGAAGAAAATTTACTTGAATTGAAAACTGCTTTAGAAATGATGGAAAGTGCAGTGGCAGATGGAACTTCAGGCGAAGCAGCAGATTTGAAATTCCACCTAGCAATCGCAAAAGCTGCTCAGAATTCAATGTTATTTGATTTGATGAATAATATTTCTGATGTGATTCAGGAAACAATGAAAGAAACACGAAAAATGTATTTATTTAATAAGCAAAGAACATTGAAGCGATTGTACGATGAACATTTAAAAATATATGAAGCAATTGAACAAAGAGACGTTGAAGCAGCAGAAAACAATATGAGACTTCATTTAGAGGAAGTACAAGATACGATACTGCAGAATATGGCTACTAAATAA
- a CDS encoding type I phosphomannose isomerase catalytic subunit, giving the protein MPLFLKPIFKERIWGSDNLEKYGYQLPEKDVGEVWAISAHQYGDSIITNGPYSGEPLSRVWDEHKELFGEFPTAQFPLMVKMIDAQEPLSVQVHPNTAYAYEHENGDYGKQECWYIIEAEEDAEIIYGLNTDSKDKFIEALDEEAHQDLFKHIPVKAGDFFFIPNGIVHAIGKGITVYEVTQSSDVTYRIYDYDRTDEAGNKREMHIEKAKDVVEVREESPNVIPDTEIIENHKRTQYISNDSFTVVKWEVTGTLNYMKPREFCLVTILDGEGTLVTDGDIYELEKGKSFILTSEDLDNIFKGDFTIMITYV; this is encoded by the coding sequence ATGCCATTGTTTTTGAAACCGATTTTTAAAGAAAGAATCTGGGGCAGTGACAATTTAGAAAAATATGGTTACCAGCTCCCAGAAAAAGATGTGGGGGAGGTATGGGCAATTTCCGCACATCAATATGGTGATAGTATAATCACAAATGGGCCGTATTCAGGTGAACCATTAAGTCGTGTCTGGGATGAGCATAAAGAGTTATTCGGTGAATTTCCAACTGCTCAATTTCCTCTTATGGTGAAAATGATAGATGCCCAAGAACCACTATCTGTACAAGTGCACCCCAATACTGCTTATGCATATGAGCATGAAAATGGTGATTATGGCAAGCAAGAATGCTGGTATATCATTGAGGCTGAAGAAGATGCAGAGATTATTTACGGTTTAAATACGGATTCTAAAGATAAATTTATAGAAGCATTAGATGAAGAAGCGCATCAAGATTTATTTAAGCATATTCCTGTTAAAGCAGGAGATTTCTTTTTTATTCCAAACGGAATTGTACATGCTATTGGTAAAGGAATCACTGTTTATGAAGTAACACAATCATCTGATGTTACTTATCGTATTTATGATTATGATCGTACGGATGAAGCGGGCAATAAACGTGAAATGCATATCGAGAAAGCAAAAGATGTCGTTGAAGTTAGGGAAGAGAGTCCTAATGTCATACCTGATACTGAAATCATAGAAAATCATAAAAGAACACAATATATTTCCAATGACAGTTTTACTGTAGTGAAATGGGAAGTTACCGGCACTTTAAATTACATGAAACCAAGAGAATTTTGTTTGGTTACAATTTTAGATGGTGAAGGTACATTGGTAACTGATGGTGACATCTATGAACTAGAAAAAGGTAAAAGTTTTATTCTGACATCTGAGGATTTAGATAATATCTTTAAAGGTGATTTTACGATTATGATTACCTATGTTTAA
- a CDS encoding EVE domain-containing protein, whose translation MTEETNYFWLNCGYNRWNHNEPLVGQTTLFESGAQFNPTQGFRAFKKAKAGDKVIFYQVQTDAGLLGSGEIISVQTGAQHKIRVQFRLTEALKPLTADYLKRSEALEFRINNMKETLFNQISPEEFDLIERLGNGTAQIPRYFFLAENKEFEPGETYTLFTHTYNGIKRNGYHYYTQLEIGDKIVFYSREQDHSVVGLGEVTQHLRELPPIPGRTNSTAIEVKYNEDINPVSLSTLNKHPRLKNLYYLQENAKQAIASMSQAQFGAILEMSEHNGLKSQFEAVEKNNVIDKNDDDIKPFILLVINDKDRAEGLKAAENLLQKTNANPVITSGHPDFTEDMLYGKYLPNEAGALYFREGFITELMPKTDRSYLVIDNFNRIDPDIFQTYINVLEGYEMTLPRYNRDGTMIKWSRKKDSFYHFNPNWHIIGVTYDSLEEIKEKYSEQFLKYARIVKVNHD comes from the coding sequence ATGACTGAAGAAACAAATTATTTCTGGCTGAATTGCGGTTACAATCGCTGGAATCATAATGAACCGCTTGTAGGACAAACTACTTTATTTGAATCTGGTGCTCAATTCAACCCTACTCAAGGTTTTCGTGCATTTAAAAAGGCAAAAGCAGGCGATAAAGTTATTTTTTATCAAGTCCAAACAGATGCAGGACTTTTAGGAAGCGGAGAAATTATCAGTGTCCAAACTGGTGCACAACATAAGATACGTGTTCAATTCCGTTTAACAGAAGCGTTAAAGCCATTAACAGCAGATTATTTAAAACGTAGTGAAGCTTTAGAGTTCCGTATCAATAATATGAAAGAGACGTTATTCAATCAAATTTCGCCTGAAGAATTTGATTTGATTGAGCGATTGGGCAATGGTACTGCTCAAATTCCGCGTTATTTCTTCTTAGCTGAAAACAAAGAATTTGAACCAGGTGAAACATATACGCTTTTTACACATACTTATAACGGTATTAAGCGAAATGGATATCATTATTATACGCAATTAGAAATTGGAGATAAAATTGTATTTTATAGTCGAGAACAAGATCATTCGGTTGTGGGCTTAGGAGAAGTGACTCAACATCTTCGTGAATTGCCGCCTATTCCAGGCCGTACTAATAGTACTGCTATTGAAGTAAAATATAACGAAGATATTAATCCAGTCAGTTTATCAACTTTAAATAAGCATCCGCGTTTAAAAAACTTATATTATCTTCAGGAAAATGCAAAACAAGCTATTGCGAGCATGTCACAAGCACAATTTGGTGCTATCTTAGAAATGAGCGAACATAATGGTTTGAAATCACAATTTGAAGCAGTTGAAAAAAATAATGTGATTGATAAAAACGATGATGATATTAAACCGTTCATTCTATTAGTAATTAATGATAAAGATCGAGCAGAAGGATTAAAAGCTGCTGAAAATTTATTGCAAAAAACAAATGCCAATCCCGTTATCACAAGTGGTCACCCTGATTTTACAGAAGATATGCTTTATGGAAAATATTTACCGAATGAAGCGGGTGCTTTGTATTTCAGAGAAGGATTTATTACTGAATTAATGCCGAAAACAGATCGTAGTTATTTAGTAATCGATAATTTTAATCGTATTGATCCAGATATTTTCCAAACATATATCAATGTTTTAGAAGGATATGAAATGACATTACCGCGATATAACCGTGATGGCACGATGATTAAATGGTCTCGTAAAAAAGATTCTTTTTATCATTTTAATCCGAACTGGCACATTATTGGTGTAACGTATGATTCTCTAGAAGAAATTAAAGAAAAATACTCAGAACAATTTTTAAAATATGCACGTATCGTCAAAGTAAATCACGATTAG
- a CDS encoding SDR family oxidoreductase, whose amino-acid sequence MSILVLGANGGVGKQIVSKLKEENKEVSAAYRKDDQVDKAIGEGYDARNVDVEKDEIEKLADKFKGFDQVVFSVGSGGNTGDDKTIIIDLDGAVKAIEASKKAGVKHFVMVSTYDSSREAFDSVPELKAYTIAKHYADNHLRDSGLFHTIVHPGALENGPGTGNVDIAKHFDGGGSVPREDVASVIVDVLENEKFQGGEFQVISGSEPIEDALENFYKKQ is encoded by the coding sequence TTGAGTATTTTAGTTTTAGGTGCAAACGGTGGCGTAGGTAAACAAATCGTTTCTAAATTAAAAGAAGAAAATAAAGAAGTATCTGCAGCATACCGTAAAGACGATCAAGTTGATAAAGCAATCGGCGAAGGGTATGACGCAAGAAATGTAGATGTTGAAAAAGATGAAATCGAAAAATTAGCAGATAAATTTAAAGGCTTTGATCAAGTTGTATTCTCTGTAGGTTCAGGCGGTAATACAGGTGATGATAAAACAATTATCATTGACTTAGATGGAGCTGTAAAAGCAATCGAAGCCAGCAAAAAAGCAGGTGTAAAACACTTTGTAATGGTTTCAACTTATGATTCAAGTCGTGAAGCATTTGATAGTGTTCCAGAATTAAAAGCTTATACTATCGCAAAACATTACGCCGATAATCACTTACGCGACTCAGGTTTATTCCACACAATTGTACATCCAGGCGCCTTAGAAAATGGTCCTGGCACAGGTAATGTAGACATCGCAAAACACTTTGATGGCGGAGGCTCTGTACCTAGAGAAGATGTAGCTTCTGTTATTGTAGATGTACTTGAAAATGAAAAATTCCAAGGCGGAGAATTCCAAGTCATCAGCGGCTCAGAACCTATTGAAGATGCACTAGAAAACTTTTATAAAAAACAATAA